A stretch of Candidatus Thermoplasmatota archaeon DNA encodes these proteins:
- a CDS encoding zinc ribbon domain-containing protein: MKCESCGMANSEGMKFCGLCGRPLMVPPVVPADGRSRNCIQCGRPIGWDAFICMYCGHDYKAKPKPGTEGHLLTGAILTLLAGIMGIALLLAMSGGFYSFWYDSLRVLSFSCGILGVIGGYAALNRKWFPIAVLGAAASIFTPAFFFAVPGLILIANSATRFKDYANNK, from the coding sequence ATGAAGTGCGAAAGTTGCGGGATGGCGAACTCTGAAGGGATGAAATTCTGCGGCCTCTGCGGCAGGCCATTGATGGTTCCTCCGGTAGTGCCCGCGGATGGGAGATCGAGGAACTGCATTCAGTGCGGCCGCCCAATCGGCTGGGACGCGTTCATCTGTATGTACTGCGGACATGATTACAAGGCGAAGCCCAAGCCGGGGACGGAGGGCCATCTGTTGACTGGCGCGATCCTGACTTTGTTGGCCGGGATCATGGGTATCGCGCTGCTGCTGGCGATGTCTGGAGGTTTCTACTCCTTCTGGTACGATTCGCTCCGTGTACTATCCTTCTCGTGCGGGATCTTGGGAGTCATAGGAGGCTACGCCGCCCTGAACCGAAAGTGGTTCCCGATCGCCGTCCTGGGCGCGGCGGCATCGATCTTCACCCCTGCGTTCTTCTTCGCGGTGCCCGGGCTCATATTGATAGCGAACTCGGCCACCCGATTCAAGGACTATGCGAACAACAAGTGA